In Streptomyces sp. NBC_01381, the sequence TCACCCTTCAGACCCTGGAGGAGTCGGTCGACCGGGCCGCCGTGAAGTACGACCGCGACGGCGACCAGCACTATGACGTCGCGAGCGCCCTGATCAAGTCCATCCGCGGCTCCGACGTGGACGCGGCGCTGCACTATCTGGCCCGCATGATCGAGGCGGGCGAGGACCCCCGCTTCATCGCCCGGCGCCTGATGATCTCCGCCAGCGAGGACATCGGCCTCGCCGACCCCACGGCCCTGCCCACGGCTGTCGCAGCCGCCCAGGCCGTGGCCATGATCGGCTTCCCGGAGGCCGCGCTCACCCTCAGCCACGCGACGATCGCCCTCGCCCTCGCCCCGAAGTCGAACGCCGCGACGATCGCGATCCAGCAGGCCCAGGCGGACGTCCGCGCGGGCCTCGCAGGACCCGTCCCGCCCCATCTGCGCGACGGCCACTACAAGGGCGCGGCCAAGCTCGGCCACGCCCAGGGCTACGTGTATCCGCACGACGTCCCGGGCGGCATCGCGGCCCAGCAGTACGCCCCGGACGCCATCGAGGGCAAGCGCTACTACCAGCCCACGAGGTACGGCGGAGAGGCGCGGTACGCCGACGTGGTCGAGCGGGTCCGCGCCCGCCTCAAGGGCGAGCAGCCCGAGGCCTAGCCAGGTCCCGGGCCCCGCGGCTGAGGCACGCGCGCCCACCCGGTACACTTGCCCGCAGTGCTGCGTCCCGTGTCCGGTCTCGTACCGGCACCACCAGAACGGGACATCCAGCCGGAGCCCCGGACCTCACGGTCCAGGAATCTCCAGGAGCGTCGCGCACCGTCGAAGGTGTCGCGGGCAGCCCACCACCATCTCATACTCCGGGAAACGGTCGGTGGGCCACTCGCGTGCTGCACGTATGTGCCCAGACCAGGGAGCGGCTGCCCGCCGGATCCAGATCCACCGGATCCGATGGGTTTCCCAGGCTGCGGATTGCGACCTCCCTTAACCCTGGTGAAGCCGTATTCACAGAGAACAGAGAGGTTGGTTCATGCCGAACCAGTCCCGCCCCAAGGTCAAGAAGTCGCGTGCCCTCGGCATCGCGCTGACCCCGAAGGCCGTCAAGTACTTCGAGGCCCGTCCCTACCCGCCGGGCGAGCACGGCCGTGGGCGCAAGCAGAACTCGGACTACAAGGTCCGTCTGCTCGAGAAGCAGCGTCTGCGCGCGCAGTACGACATCAGCGAGAAGCAGATGGCCCGTGCCTACGACCGCGCCAAGAAGGCCGAAGGCAAGACCGGTGAGGCCCTGGTCATCGAGCTGGAGCGTCGTCTCGACGCCCTGGTTCTGCGTTCGGGCATCGCCCGCACGATCTACCAGGCCCGCCAGATGGTCAGCCACGGCCACGTCGAGGTCAACGGCGGCAAGGTCGACAAGCCGTCGTTCCGCGTCCGTCCCGACGACGTCGTGATGATCCGCGAGCGCAGCCGCGAGAAGCCGCTGTTCCAGGTCGCGCGTGAGGGTGGCTTCGCCCCCGACGGCGAGACCCCGCGTTACCTCCAGGTCAACCTGAAGGCCCTGGCCTTCCGTCTGGACCGTGACCCGAACCGCAAGGAGATCCCCGTGATCTGCGACGAGCAGCTCGTCGTCGAGTACTACGCCCGCTGACCCGGACGTAGCTCTCCCTGCTTCAGCCCGTCGCCCGGCCGCCCCTCGAGGGCGGTCGGGCGACGGGTTTTTGCGTGCTCGGGGCCGCTGCCGAGGGCCCGCGCCACCGCCGCGTCGGGCGTGAGCCGCGCCCCGGCGTCCCGGCACTCCTCGTAGCGCGCGTCGCCCAGCCGCTCCCTGGCCTGCGACTCGCACAGCACATGCGGCCCGCCGAAGTACTCGGAGCCGAACAGCGGCTGGCCCACCGAAGGCCAGATGCGGGACGCGGCACCCTGCAGCACCGCCGCCTCGGCGGGATCGCCGTCCGCCACGGTGAACAGGGCAAGCAGCTCGATCGCGAGCACCGTGCCCAGCAGATCGTGGAAGGAGTGGTCCAGGGCCAGGCACCGCTTCACCAGGTCACGGGCGGTGGCCGCCTCGCCGCGCGTCCAGGCCGCGAAGCCGAGGACATACAGCGCGTACGCGAGAGTCCAAAGCTCGCCGTGGTCCTCGCAGACCCGGCGTACGTCCTCGCACAGGTCGACCGCGTCGGCCAGATCACCCCGGAAGGCCAGCACCATCGCCAGCTCGACCTGGCCCATCAGGACATTGCTGTTCAGCTCGCCGATCGCGTGGTACTGGTCGAGGGCCGAGCGCAGCAAGGCTTCCGCGCGCGGCATGTCGTCGCCGAGCAGCGCGAGGCACCCGATGCGGTGCACGGCGTACGCGGCGGCGACGGCGCTGCCGGTACGTTCCGCCTCGTCCCTGCACTCCTGCAGCGCGCCGAGCGCGGCGACCGTGTCGCCCTGCAGGACCGCCACATAGCCAAGGACCCACAGCGCCTTCAGCCGGGAGTCGTCATGGCCGCCGTCCAGCTCAAGGGCGCGGTCCAGCCAGTGCCTGCCCTCCGCGAGGCGCCCGCAGCCGACCCAGTAGAACCACAGGCTGCCCGCCAGGTACTGGCCCAGATGCGTCTCGTCCGGCTCGGTCAGGCAGTACTCCAACGCGCCCCGCAGATTGGGCAGTTCGCAGCCGACGAGCGCGGCGACCCGCGCCTGCCGGGGCGAGAACCAGTCCAGCTCGCACCAGGTGGCGAGCCCCATGTACCAGTCACGGTGGCGGCGCCGCATCCGGGCGTCGTCGCCCGTCGCCGCCAGCCAGTCGGCGCCGTACGCCCGGACCGTGTCGAGCATGCGGTAGCGCACGCCTGTCGGTCCTTCCTCGCGGGTCACCACGGACTGCGCGAGCAGCTCGCCGAGCACGTCCAGGACGTCGTCGGAGCGCAGCCCGTCGCCGCTGCAGACGTACTCGGCCGCCTCCAGGTCGAAGGGGCCGCAGAACACCGAGAGCCGCGACCACAGCAGCCGTTCGTCGGCCGTGCACAGCTCATGGCTCCAGCCGATGGCCGTACGCAGGGTCTGGTGCCGCGGCGGTGCGTCCCGCCGGATTCCCGTCAGGAGCCCGAACCGGTCGTCGAGCCGGTCGAGCAGCTGCGCCGGCGACAGCGACCGCAGCCGCCCGGCCGCCAGCTCGACAGCCAGTGGGATCCCGTCGAGGCGGCGGCACAGCTCCGCCACGTCGACGCCGTTCTCCTCGTCCAGGGTGAAGCCGGCGAGGCCCGCGGCCGCACGGTCGGCGAAGAGCGCGGCCGCGTCCGCGGTGGGCAGCGGCGCCAGCGGGAAGATCCGCTCGCCGCCGGTGTCCAGGGGCCGACGCCCCACCGCGAGGACCCGAAGACCGGGGGAGCGCACCAGCAGATCCCGCACCAGCGAGGCACAGGCGTCCACCAGGTGCTCGAACCCGTCGATGACGAGCAGGACGTCCCGCTCCGCGAGATGGTCGAGCAGCACCTGGCGCGGCGGCCGGTGCGTGTGGTCGGTGAGGCGCAGCGCGTCGGCGACCGCGTGCTCCACCAGATCCGGGTCGCGTACGGCGGCGAGCTCCACCAGCCAGGCGCCGTCGCGGGGAGAGGCGTCCGCGGCGACCCGGCTGGCGAGGCGCGACTTGCCGACCCCGCCGACGCCGGTCACCGTGACCAGGCGTCCGGCCGCCAACGCCGAGGCGAGATCCGCGAGTTCGGCCGACCGTCCGATGAAGGCGTTGAGCTCCAGGGGGAGGTTGCCGGTTCGTGCCGCGGAGGCGGAAGAAACGTACCGGCGGTCGCCTGGGCGCTGATCGCGTCGCATGGGATACGGAGCGTACTCATCCGTAAGCAGTCAGTACAATCAGTTCGCGCAACTCCCTTGACCGTACGCGGTAATGCGGTGCGGAGCCGTCGCCCCGGCGCGATAGGGTCGGGGGACAACTTTTTGATGTTCAGGGCCGATGTTCAGGGAGCGGTGCACAGTGTCCGGTGGAGAGGTGGCCGGGATTCTCGTGGCCGTCTTCTGGGCGATCCTGGTCTCCTTCCTGGCCGTGGTGCTGGTGAGGCTGGCCCAGACGCTCAGGGCGACCACCAAGCTCGTCGCGGAAGTGACCGAGCAGGCCGTCCCGCTCCTCGCGGACGCCTCCACCGCCGTGCGCT encodes:
- the rpsD gene encoding 30S ribosomal protein S4 translates to MPNQSRPKVKKSRALGIALTPKAVKYFEARPYPPGEHGRGRKQNSDYKVRLLEKQRLRAQYDISEKQMARAYDRAKKAEGKTGEALVIELERRLDALVLRSGIARTIYQARQMVSHGHVEVNGGKVDKPSFRVRPDDVVMIRERSREKPLFQVAREGGFAPDGETPRYLQVNLKALAFRLDRDPNRKEIPVICDEQLVVEYYAR
- a CDS encoding AAA family ATPase; amino-acid sequence: MRRDQRPGDRRYVSSASAARTGNLPLELNAFIGRSAELADLASALAAGRLVTVTGVGGVGKSRLASRVAADASPRDGAWLVELAAVRDPDLVEHAVADALRLTDHTHRPPRQVLLDHLAERDVLLVIDGFEHLVDACASLVRDLLVRSPGLRVLAVGRRPLDTGGERIFPLAPLPTADAAALFADRAAAGLAGFTLDEENGVDVAELCRRLDGIPLAVELAAGRLRSLSPAQLLDRLDDRFGLLTGIRRDAPPRHQTLRTAIGWSHELCTADERLLWSRLSVFCGPFDLEAAEYVCSGDGLRSDDVLDVLGELLAQSVVTREEGPTGVRYRMLDTVRAYGADWLAATGDDARMRRRHRDWYMGLATWCELDWFSPRQARVAALVGCELPNLRGALEYCLTEPDETHLGQYLAGSLWFYWVGCGRLAEGRHWLDRALELDGGHDDSRLKALWVLGYVAVLQGDTVAALGALQECRDEAERTGSAVAAAYAVHRIGCLALLGDDMPRAEALLRSALDQYHAIGELNSNVLMGQVELAMVLAFRGDLADAVDLCEDVRRVCEDHGELWTLAYALYVLGFAAWTRGEAATARDLVKRCLALDHSFHDLLGTVLAIELLALFTVADGDPAEAAVLQGAASRIWPSVGQPLFGSEYFGGPHVLCESQARERLGDARYEECRDAGARLTPDAAVARALGSGPEHAKTRRPTALEGRPGDGLKQGELRPGQRA